Proteins encoded by one window of Cuniculiplasma divulgatum:
- a CDS encoding MMPL family transporter, with translation MINAKSLLSKKNVVIIVWIVVLLLAIPAVLHYSSYLNYANSTSTNSSSESAQAQKLVSQIETTHQSLTIVINGNPIYNSTLSRSTFQLERMIRNSDNNVYQTTDPYTDYSNYIDNTTVKTFGSEIMQTYLSVRSNSSMIYKFSYNFYINWKISGYNENSIQQAANSSGYNGSNYEKTFISNVKSSFNKYSGNGEEIVANSIICDAKNSSFNLLPETSYILKNVNFYAYGNSTSLSEATAYYISNLTGFHITWNLVYSVINFSNPGNGYVTNFALLDAPGFLVNQTVSPNHKIFIVSVEFNTPSGYEFKNGSSPAQEFYPTLSKYSASLFGKDAIVTGNGAIAYQTAQVTAKSGFAFGLIFIFLLIAIFITLVSYWASILGLIFVGISLLLGYVSVYITGFLIGSVSFIVNYTLTAVILGVSTDYLVFLIARYRQELREGREYEEALDIAINRAGKAVIISGITVAVTLLTFSLVPSFFDWGVVLFQAIIYTVILQTTLLPVAMKLLSKRLIMKLGSKPLEENHHRRSVFYKTTSFSSSKKFAVAAVIIILGAAGGYFFFTAPTTYNFNTGLPQSLSSVHGLNEIEDNFGDGVIFPTYIIYKSNFNSENLTHVQINTLEKTAKKILSYKGVSSVEGPYVSGMKITNNSISSSFAIDNGKYYLFIVSLSNSPYSSQSISTVSSMRANDSFIVGGITSSVIDQQSTNVKTYCELEIFIVVAIFLILLASFRKLRYPIISITGTFFSISWSTFILYLISNYLLHIQLIYLIPIILFIILFSLGNDYTVFISSRIIEEVKKENFEEGLRKGMVGSAKTVTSLGLILAISLGSLAFIPVAFLEELGLAFVISLVIDTFVIRTFYFPSMLSIFHRNGEKQ, from the coding sequence GTGATTAATGCAAAAAGTTTGCTATCGAAAAAAAATGTTGTGATCATAGTATGGATAGTTGTTCTTCTACTTGCAATACCTGCAGTCCTTCACTATAGTTCATACCTCAACTATGCTAACTCCACATCAACAAATAGCAGTTCAGAATCTGCTCAGGCGCAAAAGCTAGTCTCACAAATAGAGACAACACATCAGTCATTAACCATTGTTATAAATGGAAATCCAATTTACAATTCTACACTTTCCAGAAGTACGTTTCAATTAGAAAGAATGATAAGAAATTCGGATAATAATGTGTATCAAACAACCGACCCTTATACTGATTATTCAAATTATATAGACAATACTACAGTAAAGACCTTTGGTAGTGAAATAATGCAAACTTATTTGAGTGTCAGATCCAACAGTTCTATGATTTACAAGTTTTCCTATAATTTCTATATTAATTGGAAAATATCAGGTTATAATGAAAATAGCATTCAGCAAGCTGCAAATTCCAGTGGATACAATGGTTCAAACTATGAAAAAACTTTCATTTCAAATGTTAAATCTTCCTTTAATAAATATTCTGGAAATGGAGAGGAAATTGTGGCGAATTCCATAATCTGTGATGCTAAGAACTCATCTTTTAACCTATTGCCGGAAACATCCTATATATTAAAGAATGTAAACTTCTATGCCTACGGTAATTCGACTTCACTGAGTGAGGCTACGGCATACTACATTAGCAATTTAACGGGTTTTCATATTACGTGGAATCTAGTATATTCTGTTATAAATTTTAGTAATCCAGGAAATGGTTATGTAACAAATTTTGCATTGCTGGATGCTCCAGGGTTTCTAGTTAACCAGACAGTTAGTCCAAACCATAAAATATTCATTGTATCAGTCGAATTCAATACTCCTTCGGGATACGAATTCAAAAATGGCTCCTCTCCCGCACAGGAATTCTATCCAACCCTGAGCAAATATTCTGCCAGTTTGTTTGGGAAAGATGCCATAGTAACAGGAAATGGAGCAATTGCCTATCAAACAGCTCAGGTTACTGCCAAGTCTGGATTTGCCTTCGGTCTCATTTTCATATTTCTGCTAATTGCAATTTTCATAACCCTTGTTTCATACTGGGCTTCTATTCTTGGACTTATATTTGTAGGTATTTCACTTTTGCTAGGTTATGTTTCAGTTTACATAACAGGATTTCTGATAGGAAGTGTTAGTTTTATTGTAAATTACACACTGACAGCAGTAATTCTTGGAGTTTCAACAGATTATCTCGTATTCCTTATAGCAAGATACAGGCAGGAGTTAAGGGAAGGGAGGGAGTATGAGGAAGCCCTAGATATAGCCATAAACAGGGCTGGAAAAGCTGTAATTATTAGCGGTATAACAGTAGCAGTAACCCTGTTGACTTTCTCACTTGTTCCATCTTTCTTTGACTGGGGAGTCGTTCTGTTTCAGGCAATAATATATACAGTAATACTTCAGACTACATTGCTTCCAGTTGCAATGAAACTTCTGTCAAAGAGACTTATAATGAAGTTGGGTTCAAAACCACTGGAGGAAAATCATCACAGAAGATCTGTATTTTATAAGACAACCTCATTTTCTTCAAGTAAGAAGTTTGCAGTGGCTGCAGTAATTATAATTCTTGGTGCTGCCGGTGGTTATTTCTTCTTTACTGCACCAACAACGTACAACTTTAATACAGGTCTCCCTCAATCTTTGAGTTCTGTTCATGGCCTAAATGAAATTGAAGATAATTTTGGAGATGGAGTGATATTCCCAACATACATTATATACAAGAGCAATTTTAATAGTGAGAATCTTACTCATGTGCAGATCAATACACTTGAGAAAACAGCCAAAAAAATTTTATCATACAAAGGTGTTAGTTCCGTGGAGGGCCCTTATGTCAGTGGAATGAAAATTACAAATAATTCCATATCAAGTTCATTTGCAATTGACAATGGTAAATATTATCTTTTTATAGTCTCCCTAAGTAATTCTCCTTATTCAAGTCAATCGATATCAACAGTGAGTTCTATGAGAGCCAACGACTCTTTTATTGTAGGGGGCATCACTTCCTCTGTAATTGATCAGCAATCAACCAATGTTAAAACTTATTGTGAACTTGAGATATTTATAGTGGTTGCTATTTTCCTGATATTACTTGCATCCTTCAGGAAGTTGAGATACCCAATCATTTCAATAACAGGAACATTCTTCAGTATATCCTGGAGCACGTTTATTCTATACCTCATATCAAACTATTTACTGCATATACAGCTAATATATCTAATCCCAATAATTCTCTTCATAATTCTCTTTAGTCTTGGAAATGACTACACAGTATTCATTAGTTCAAGGATTATAGAAGAGGTTAAAAAAGAAAACTTCGAGGAGGGTTTGAGAAAGGGAATGGTTGGAAGTGCAAAAACAGTTACATCCCTTGGGTTAATTCTTGCAATCTCGCTTGGATCACTGGCATTTATTCCGGTTGCATTCCTGGAAGAATTGGGTCTTGCCTTTGTAATATCACTTGTTATAGATACATTTGTCATTAGAACATTCTACTTCCCATCTATGCTTTCAATCTTTCACAGGAATGGAGAAAAACAATAA